The genome window GAGCTTCTGTCGGTCCCTTGTCGAAGGACAGAGAGGCTCTGAGGCGGGTCTTGCCGATGGTTCCTGGAGTGTTTGCTCCTCTGCCTTGGATATTGATGAGGACGATAGAATGGACTACCATTTTTTCCCGACGTTCATCGCTCTGTCCCTTCTTATCAGCTGTGCTTCAAGAGATTCACGAGTCAAAACGATTCCGGGTTTTGATGATGCTCTGAAAAGAGGGTTTTCTTTTGCAATCTCTGAAAACCTGGAAGGCCTTGGATTCAACAGTTTCTTTCAACAGATGGAAGCCTGCCTGATTATGGGTTCAGGAGGATGCTTTCTCTGGTTGAAGGAACATCCGGATTGCTGTCCGCCTATGGCCGAGAAACTGAAACAGTTGGGAGTCGAGTTTAAAAAGCGGCTGAGTGAAGGAGAGACCGTTCTCCCTTTTGGAGGAGATTACAAGGTTCAGTTCCAATTGGCCTGTCAGTTCCTTGCTCCTCTTATGGAATCGTCCTCTTAAAATAAATAGTTGATTTCTATTTCTGATCCGGTTCATAATGGATCATGCCGCGTGTAAAAAAGAAGTCCTTTTCAATGCGATTAACTCTCCTCATTGCCGTTCTGTTGGCGGCAGTCCTGCTGGTTCCCGCAGGGGTTTGGTTCTACAGCGGTCATCAGGATAAGGTAAGATTATCCGCCTTGACTAAAAAACTGGAAATGCTGGGCGAATTGACGACGGTTACCCAACGATATCGATCTGTATTTTATTTCCATGAAAAGAAAAATTTCATACAAGACAAATCTTTGCTCTTTACGGCAGACTTTAATGTTTATGCCGGAGTGGACCTTGCGGAAGGATTCGACCTTCAAGTGAAGGGATCGGGAGTTCGGCTGACTCTTCCCGCCGGCCGGATCTTTCTCGTGGATGCGGATGATGAAAGGATTCATCAGGTTCTGATCAAAGAAAGATTCTCCTCTATCGACACAGGCGATTATCTGCCTGCTATTAGTGAAGAGGGTGAAAACATCCGCCGCCAGGCTTTGGAGCAGGGGCTCCCTGGAAGAGCGGAAGAAAGAGCGGAGACGGTGCTGAAGGGAATATTCAAGTCTGCCGGAATAAAAGACATAAGCATTCGGTTTAGAAAAGAAGGGCCCGGGGGAATTCTGGGTGAACAAGAGGAGGGTGCCTTGTGAAAACTCTACGGGTTTGCCTCTTTCTTCTCCTTGTTTCCGTGCTGTGCAGCCTCATCTTTCTCTATGAACGGCGGTCAATTGTCCTCCCCTGGCAGGTTCAGACTCAACAGGCGGTCTATTCTTCCCTGATTGAGACTGGGGAAAACTCTCTCCTTCAGGCTGCGGAGTTTAAAATGAAGGTTCTCTTTCCCTATGATTTTATGGAAGAAGGGGAACGGGCGGACTGGCATGTGCTGCAGTGGTATTACGACAATCTCCCAGAGGACTATTTGTTGAAGAGCTCTCCCTCATTTTATCCCGATTCTGTTCTCCCAGAGGCATGGAAGTATTCTTCTCTTTACAGTTTGTGCCGGGAGTGTGGTATTAACCTTGCCAGTGATCCTGAGTTTTTCATTGTCATTTCTGCTTCTGTCCGGGCAGGACTCCCTTTTTCAACAAATTCAATGCAAATCTTCCCTTTATCTGAGGAGGAAGAGGACGTGCAAAGAGTAGCTTTAGTCCTTCCTTCACCGGAGATTACTGATATAATCATTGAAGACAGGTCAGATGAGGACAGCGGATTTCCCGAGGTTCCCATGACCCCCGATCAGTGGAGTCGTTTCATCAGAGTCCTGGGCCCTCGGTTCAGGGACCTGGCCATTGGGGAGGGAATCCTTGAAATGGCCGAGGAGAGCGCCTCCCTCCTGATGAAGGATCTATTTGAAGGAGCTGGAATTGACATACAGACAATTGAGTTTTCAAGCTAAATTCCCCTTTTTCTTTTTTCTTTTAACCCTGTTAATGGGAGGATCTCTTTTTTCAGAAGAAGCATTGATTACGATTTATGACGACTTCGATGATGGTGCCTTTGGAAGGTCTGAATACAGGTCGGTTTATAGATCGGTCAAATTATCTGCCTTTCTTCGTTCCAAATCCATAGACGTTGCTTCTCCCGCCTGGGATGAAACAAGTCATCTCACAGCCGTGGTCCTTTCCTCAACCCGTGAAAAGGAGCTTAGAGACGGCGTCTATGATTCTGTTACCCTCCTAGGAGATGGGGTCTATCACTATAAAAAAGAAGGTCTGGATTTTACCTTCTCATTGGAAAAACCAAATGATAAGGTTTTGACCCTTTTAGAAGAGTACTACAAGGGGTCTTATGGTCATTGGCTTGAATCTGTAACGAATCATTACCTTGATAATTTTATAATCAGAATTCACAGTGCTGAAAATATCTTTGAGCCCTGGAGAGAGACAATTGAATATAATGAGGCCCTATTGATGGCTACGGCTTTGGGAGACCGTGAGCAGTGGCTGTGGGGTATTCATAATGGATTAGATCTGTTGAATCGCTGAAAATACGGTTGATTTTTTATCTCGATAAGCGGTATATTCTTAGGCGGTTTTGAAGTGAGGTAGATTATGA of Oceanispirochaeta crateris contains these proteins:
- a CDS encoding DUF4230 domain-containing protein, yielding MRLTLLIAVLLAAVLLVPAGVWFYSGHQDKVRLSALTKKLEMLGELTTVTQRYRSVFYFHEKKNFIQDKSLLFTADFNVYAGVDLAEGFDLQVKGSGVRLTLPAGRIFLVDADDERIHQVLIKERFSSIDTGDYLPAISEEGENIRRQALEQGLPGRAEERAETVLKGIFKSAGIKDISIRFRKEGPGGILGEQEEGAL
- a CDS encoding DUF4230 domain-containing protein; the encoded protein is MKTLRVCLFLLLVSVLCSLIFLYERRSIVLPWQVQTQQAVYSSLIETGENSLLQAAEFKMKVLFPYDFMEEGERADWHVLQWYYDNLPEDYLLKSSPSFYPDSVLPEAWKYSSLYSLCRECGINLASDPEFFIVISASVRAGLPFSTNSMQIFPLSEEEEDVQRVALVLPSPEITDIIIEDRSDEDSGFPEVPMTPDQWSRFIRVLGPRFRDLAIGEGILEMAEESASLLMKDLFEGAGIDIQTIEFSS